The following coding sequences are from one Streptococcus mitis window:
- a CDS encoding CPBP family intramembrane glutamic endopeptidase translates to MKLLKNFGWFLLAFLSFLFIYGIVLSMAVEALKLGASAYAVTLLYVALAGVYVYYVYKWYRKTPVSIAVSGFNRFIWLPALVWFLSIVVQFFLPNDPSVNQQTATDLTLTQPLFSFFATVIFAPLTEELIFRGMLARYLFPKQDSSKQTLIFLLVSSALFALIHFPGDVQQFFVYFSLGFSLGLAYISRKGLVYSISLHALNNLVAFLMILML, encoded by the coding sequence ATGAAATTACTTAAAAATTTTGGCTGGTTTCTTCTAGCCTTTCTATCCTTTCTGTTTATCTATGGTATCGTTCTGAGTATGGCTGTAGAAGCTTTGAAACTAGGCGCTTCAGCTTATGCTGTTACCTTACTCTATGTGGCCTTGGCTGGAGTTTATGTATACTATGTTTACAAATGGTATCGAAAGACTCCTGTCAGCATTGCAGTGAGTGGTTTTAACCGATTTATTTGGCTTCCTGCCTTAGTTTGGTTCTTATCTATTGTCGTTCAATTTTTCTTGCCAAACGATCCTTCGGTAAATCAGCAAACAGCGACAGACCTGACCTTGACTCAGCCACTTTTCTCATTCTTTGCCACTGTTATTTTTGCTCCTTTGACAGAAGAACTGATCTTTAGAGGGATGTTAGCACGCTACCTCTTTCCTAAGCAGGACAGTAGTAAACAAACCCTGATTTTTCTTTTGGTATCTAGTGCTCTGTTTGCCTTGATTCATTTTCCAGGTGATGTGCAACAATTTTTTGTCTATTTTAGCCTAGGTTTTAGTTTGGGCTTGGCTTATATTAGTAGAAAAGGTTTGGTCTATAGTATTTCTCTCCACGCTTTGAATAATTTAGTCGCCTTTTTGATGATTCTCATGCTATAA
- a CDS encoding sugar ABC transporter permease, producing MNNSIKLKRRLTQTLTYLYLIGLSIVIIYPLLITIMSAFKAGNVAAFKLDTNIDFNFDNFKGLFTETLYGTWYLNTLIIALVTMAVQTSIIVLAGYAYSRYNFLARKQSLVFFLIIQMVPTMAALTAFFVMALMLNALNHSWFLIFLYVGGGIPMNAWLMKGYFDTVPMSLDESAKLDGAGHFRRFWQIVLPLVRPMVAVQALWAFMGPFGDYILSSFLLREKEYFTVAVGLQTFVNNAKNLKIAYFSAGAILIALPICILFFFLQKNFVSGLTSGGDKG from the coding sequence ATGAATAACTCAATTAAACTCAAACGTAGACTGACTCAAACCCTTACTTACCTCTACTTGATTGGCCTATCAATCGTGATTATCTATCCACTGTTGATCACCATCATGTCAGCCTTTAAAGCAGGTAACGTCGCAGCCTTTAAACTCGATACTAACATCGACTTCAATTTTGATAACTTTAAAGGACTCTTTACTGAAACTCTATACGGTACTTGGTATCTCAATACCTTGATCATCGCCTTGGTTACCATGGCGGTTCAAACAAGTATCATCGTACTTGCTGGTTATGCCTACAGCCGTTACAACTTCTTGGCTCGTAAACAAAGTTTGGTCTTCTTCTTGATTATCCAAATGGTGCCAACCATGGCCGCTTTGACAGCCTTCTTCGTTATGGCGCTTATGTTGAACGCCCTTAACCACAGCTGGTTCCTCATCTTCCTATACGTTGGTGGTGGTATCCCGATGAATGCTTGGCTCATGAAAGGCTACTTCGATACAGTGCCAATGTCTCTAGACGAATCTGCAAAACTAGACGGTGCAGGACACTTCCGTCGCTTCTGGCAAATTGTTCTTCCACTTGTTCGCCCAATGGTTGCCGTACAAGCTCTCTGGGCCTTCATGGGACCTTTCGGGGACTACATCCTCTCTAGTTTCTTGCTTCGTGAGAAAGAATACTTTACTGTTGCCGTTGGTCTCCAAACCTTCGTCAACAATGCGAAGAACTTGAAGATTGCCTACTTCTCAGCAGGTGCTATCCTCATCGCCCTTCCAATCTGTATTCTCTTCTTCTTCCTACAAAAGAACTTTGTTTCAGGACTTACAAGTGGTGGCGACAAGGGATAA
- the hisS gene encoding histidine--tRNA ligase, giving the protein MKLQKPKGTQDILPAESAKWQYVEGFAREIFKRYNYAEVRTPIFEHYEVISRSVGDTTDIVTKEMYDFYDKGDRHITLRPEGTAPVVRSYVENKLFAPEVQKPSKFYYMGPMFRYERPQAGRLRQFHQIGVECFGSSNPATDVETIAMAAHFLKEIGIQGVKLHLNTLGNPESRAAYRQALIDYLTPLKETLSKDSQRRLEENPLRVLDSKEKEDKVAVENAPSILDFLDEESQAHFDAVRQMLENLGVDYIIDTNMVRGLDYYNHTIFEFITEIEGNDLTVCAGGRYDGLVSYFGGPETAGFGFGLGVERLLLILEKQGVALPIENALDVYIAVLGDGANVKALELVQALRQQGFKAERDYLNRKLKAQFKSADVFAAKILITLGESEVESGQVTVKNNQTREEVQVSLEAISQNFSEIFEKLGF; this is encoded by the coding sequence ATGAAATTACAAAAACCAAAAGGAACACAGGATATTTTACCTGCTGAGTCTGCCAAATGGCAGTACGTTGAGGGCTTTGCCCGTGAGATTTTCAAGCGTTATAACTATGCAGAAGTGCGTACGCCTATTTTTGAGCATTACGAGGTCATCAGTCGCTCTGTCGGAGATACAACGGATATCGTAACCAAGGAAATGTACGATTTCTATGACAAGGGTGACCGTCATATCACCCTCCGTCCAGAAGGAACTGCGCCTGTTGTTCGTTCCTATGTGGAAAATAAACTCTTCGCCCCAGAAGTGCAAAAGCCAAGCAAGTTCTACTACATGGGCCCTATGTTCCGCTATGAGCGTCCACAGGCAGGGCGTTTGCGCCAGTTCCACCAGATTGGTGTTGAGTGTTTTGGATCTAGCAATCCAGCTACCGATGTGGAAACCATCGCGATGGCAGCCCATTTCTTGAAAGAAATCGGTATTCAAGGTGTCAAATTGCACCTCAACACTCTTGGAAATCCTGAGAGCCGTGCGGCCTACCGTCAAGCCTTGATTGACTATTTGACACCGCTCAAGGAGACCTTGTCTAAGGATAGCCAACGCCGTTTGGAGGAAAATCCTCTCCGTGTCTTGGACTCTAAGGAAAAAGAAGACAAGGTAGCAGTAGAGAATGCGCCTTCTATCTTGGACTTCCTTGATGAAGAAAGCCAAGCTCATTTTGATGCTGTGCGTCAGATGTTGGAAAATCTTGGAGTAGACTATATCATCGATACCAATATGGTGCGTGGTCTGGACTACTACAATCACACTATTTTCGAGTTTATCACTGAAATTGAGGGCAATGACCTGACAGTCTGTGCGGGTGGCCGTTACGATGGTTTGGTTTCTTACTTTGGAGGCCCTGAAACTGCTGGATTTGGTTTTGGACTTGGTGTAGAGCGCCTGCTTCTCATTCTTGAAAAGCAAGGTGTGGCCCTCCCTATCGAAAACGCCCTAGATGTCTATATCGCAGTCTTGGGTGATGGAGCAAATGTCAAAGCTCTAGAACTAGTACAAGCCCTTCGCCAACAAGGTTTCAAAGCAGAGCGTGATTACCTCAACCGTAAGCTCAAAGCTCAATTCAAGTCAGCCGATGTCTTTGCGGCTAAGATCCTCATCACCCTAGGAGAGAGCGAAGTCGAAAGCGGACAAGTAACGGTCAAGAACAACCAAACCCGAGAAGAAGTGCAAGTGTCACTTGAGGCAATCAGCCAAAACTTCTCAGAAATCTTTGAAAAACTAGGATTTTAA
- a CDS encoding helix-turn-helix domain-containing protein, translated as MEQIGKVFRQLRESRHISLRQATGGQFSPSMLSRFETGQSELSVEKFLFALGNISASVEEILFLARGFQYDTDSKLRKEIIDVLDPKNIAPLEDLYRKEYQKHAHSQNKQKHILNAILIKSYMKSMDERVELTAEEGKVLHDYLFSTEIWGIYELNLFSVSSPFLSVSLFTRYVREMVRKSDFLMEMSGNRNLFHTILLNGFLASIECEEFTNAYYFKRVIEEHFYNENETYFRIVYLWAEGLLDSKQGRVKEGQKKMEDAVRIFEMLGCNKSAEYYRKTIDC; from the coding sequence ATGGAGCAGATTGGAAAAGTCTTTAGACAACTACGAGAGTCAAGACATATCTCGCTGAGACAAGCAACTGGGGGACAATTTTCGCCGTCCATGTTATCCCGCTTTGAAACTGGTCAGAGTGAACTTTCGGTGGAAAAGTTTCTATTTGCTCTGGGAAATATATCTGCCAGTGTGGAGGAAATCCTCTTTCTGGCGAGAGGTTTTCAGTATGATACGGATTCTAAGTTGAGAAAAGAAATCATAGATGTCTTGGATCCAAAGAATATAGCACCTCTTGAAGACTTGTATCGCAAGGAGTATCAAAAGCATGCCCATTCTCAAAACAAACAGAAACATATTCTAAATGCCATTCTTATCAAGTCTTATATGAAGAGCATGGACGAAAGGGTAGAGTTAACGGCAGAGGAGGGGAAAGTCCTTCATGATTATTTGTTTTCTACCGAAATCTGGGGAATCTATGAACTCAATTTATTTTCAGTCAGTTCACCATTTCTATCTGTTTCTCTTTTCACTAGGTATGTTAGAGAGATGGTACGAAAATCTGATTTTCTAATGGAAATGTCTGGCAATCGAAACCTTTTTCACACTATACTATTGAATGGCTTTTTAGCTAGTATTGAATGTGAAGAATTTACCAATGCCTATTATTTTAAACGTGTTATCGAAGAGCATTTCTACAATGAAAATGAAACCTATTTCCGAATTGTCTATTTGTGGGCGGAAGGTCTCCTTGATAGCAAGCAAGGCAGAGTCAAGGAAGGTCAGAAAAAGATGGAAGATGCTGTCCGTATTTTTGAGATGCTTGGCTGTAATAAATCTGCTGAATACTATAGAAAAACGATCGATTGTTGA
- the aspS gene encoding aspartate--tRNA ligase, whose translation MKRSMYAGRVREEHIGQEMTLKGWVGRRRDLGGLIFIDLRDREGIMQLVINPEKVSAEIMATAESLRSEFVIEVTGQVAAREQANDKLPTGAVELNVTALTVLNTAKTTPFEIKDGIEANDDTRLRYRYLDLRRPEMLENLKLRAKVTHSIRNYLDELEFIDVETPFLSKSTPEGARDYLVPSRVNKGHFYALPQSPQITKQLLMNAGFDRYYQIVKCFRDEDLRGDRQPEFTQVDLETSFLTEQEIQDITEGLIARVMKETKGIEVTLPFPRMKYDDAMALYGSDKPDTRFDMLLQDLTEVVKGVDFKVFSEAPAVKAIVVKGAADNYSRKDIDKMTEVAKQYGAKGLAWVKVVDGELNGPVAKFLTSIQAELTAALALEDKDLVLFVADTLEVANATLGALRGRIAKDLGLIDNDKFNFLWVVDWPMFEWSEEEGRYMSAHHPFTLPQEETAHELEGDLAKVRAIAYDIVLNGYELGGGSLRINQKDLQERMFKALGFSAEEANDQFGFLLEAMDYGFPPHGGLAIGLDRFVMLLAGEENIREVIAFPKNNKASDPMTQAPSTVALKQLEELSLQVEEDETSKTN comes from the coding sequence ATGAAACGTAGTATGTATGCTGGTCGTGTTCGTGAGGAACACATCGGACAAGAAATGACCTTGAAAGGATGGGTTGGCCGTCGTCGTGACCTTGGTGGTTTGATCTTTATCGACCTTCGTGACCGTGAAGGAATCATGCAGTTGGTTATCAACCCTGAAAAAGTATCTGCAGAGATCATGGCAACAGCTGAAAGCCTTCGTAGCGAATTTGTTATCGAGGTGACTGGACAGGTCGCTGCGCGTGAGCAAGCCAATGATAAGTTACCAACTGGTGCGGTTGAGTTAAACGTGACAGCTCTGACAGTACTTAATACAGCTAAGACAACCCCATTTGAGATTAAGGATGGTATTGAGGCCAATGACGATACACGTTTGCGTTACCGTTACCTTGACCTTCGTCGTCCAGAAATGTTGGAAAATCTCAAACTTCGTGCCAAGGTGACCCACTCTATCCGCAACTACTTGGATGAGCTCGAGTTTATCGATGTGGAGACACCATTCCTTTCTAAGTCAACGCCTGAAGGGGCGCGTGACTACTTGGTGCCATCGCGTGTCAATAAAGGACATTTTTACGCGCTTCCTCAAAGTCCACAAATCACTAAGCAATTGTTGATGAATGCTGGTTTTGACCGTTACTACCAAATCGTTAAATGTTTCCGTGATGAGGACTTGCGTGGAGACCGCCAGCCTGAGTTTACCCAGGTCGACTTGGAAACATCCTTCCTTACTGAGCAAGAAATCCAAGATATCACAGAAGGTTTGATTGCGCGCGTCATGAAAGAAACTAAAGGCATTGAAGTGACGCTTCCATTCCCTCGTATGAAATACGATGACGCTATGGCTCTTTACGGTTCTGACAAGCCAGATACCCGTTTTGACATGTTGCTTCAAGACTTGACAGAAGTGGTCAAAGGTGTTGACTTCAAAGTCTTTTCAGAAGCACCTGCTGTAAAAGCCATTGTGGTCAAAGGAGCTGCGGACAACTATTCACGTAAAGACATCGACAAGATGACAGAAGTAGCCAAACAATATGGTGCCAAAGGTCTTGCTTGGGTCAAGGTAGTTGATGGAGAATTAAACGGACCAGTTGCTAAGTTCTTGACTAGCATTCAAGCAGAATTGACAGCAGCGCTTGCGCTTGAGGATAAGGATTTGGTTCTCTTTGTGGCAGATACACTTGAAGTGGCCAATGCAACTCTTGGTGCCCTTCGTGGACGTATTGCTAAAGATCTTGGCTTGATTGATAACGATAAATTTAACTTCCTTTGGGTAGTTGACTGGCCAATGTTTGAATGGTCTGAAGAAGAAGGCCGCTACATGAGTGCCCACCATCCGTTCACCCTTCCACAGGAAGAGACAGCTCACGAATTAGAAGGTGATTTGGCTAAGGTTCGTGCCATTGCTTACGATATTGTCTTGAACGGTTATGAGCTTGGTGGTGGTAGCCTTCGTATCAATCAAAAAGACCTTCAAGAACGCATGTTCAAGGCTCTTGGTTTCTCAGCTGAAGAAGCAAATGACCAGTTTGGCTTCCTTCTTGAAGCCATGGACTATGGTTTCCCACCACACGGTGGCTTGGCTATCGGGCTTGACCGATTTGTTATGTTGCTTGCTGGAGAAGAAAATATCCGTGAAGTCATTGCCTTTCCTAAGAACAATAAGGCAAGTGACCCAATGACACAAGCTCCTTCAACAGTAGCTCTCAAACAACTAGAGGAACTCAGCTTACAAGTAGAAGAAGATGAAACAAGCAAAACGAATTAA
- a CDS encoding ABC transporter ATP-binding protein has protein sequence MIRVENVSKSFGSKKALHQISFEIKEGEIFGFLGPSGSGKTTMINVLTGQLAADQGKTVLLGKNSQDLTSNDLEQIGIVSDGSGFYEKMSLYKNLLIYAKLYGLKSDRVVQVLQQVGLADAKDIIAEKLSTGMKQRMFLARALLNAPKILFLDEPTSGLDPTTSKMIHTLLQELKQAGTTIFLTTHDMNEATLLCDRLSLLNKGTLIEYGSPQDIIQKYHVDKKVRVVYNDGREQIVPFEELPHLDTTDLMVVHSCEPTLEEIFIRLTGEKLDV, from the coding sequence ATGATTCGTGTTGAAAATGTAAGCAAAAGTTTTGGGAGCAAAAAAGCTCTTCACCAGATTTCTTTTGAGATTAAGGAGGGCGAAATCTTTGGTTTTCTTGGTCCTTCTGGCTCAGGTAAAACAACCATGATCAATGTCTTGACAGGTCAGTTGGCTGCAGATCAAGGTAAAACAGTTTTGTTAGGCAAGAATTCTCAAGATTTAACCTCAAATGATTTGGAACAAATTGGTATTGTTAGTGATGGCAGTGGTTTTTATGAAAAGATGAGTCTTTACAAAAATCTTCTCATCTATGCTAAGTTATATGGTCTCAAGTCAGATAGAGTAGTTCAGGTGCTCCAACAGGTTGGATTGGCAGATGCTAAAGATATTATCGCAGAAAAACTATCTACTGGAATGAAACAACGAATGTTCTTGGCTCGTGCCCTTCTTAATGCTCCTAAGATTCTCTTTCTAGATGAGCCAACCAGTGGCTTAGACCCTACAACATCTAAGATGATTCATACCCTACTTCAAGAATTAAAGCAGGCGGGGACAACTATCTTTCTGACCACGCATGATATGAATGAAGCAACTCTGCTTTGTGATCGCTTATCTCTTTTGAATAAGGGAACTTTAATAGAGTATGGAAGTCCGCAAGATATCATCCAGAAGTACCATGTGGATAAGAAAGTACGTGTGGTTTATAACGATGGACGAGAACAGATCGTTCCATTTGAAGAATTGCCACATTTAGACACGACAGATTTGATGGTGGTCCACTCTTGTGAGCCAACTTTAGAAGAAATCTTTATCAGATTGACAGGAGAAAAGTTAGATGTTTAG
- a CDS encoding DUF3169 family protein, whose translation MKKKKKGGLLFLMSIVLGGFLGMFVGMFKARAESNGIMLDVKPLIPWLSAISLLLAVIILFLTFNFLKKSRKFHSLYQEEMDDDLNETYYVQMYRNLEFGTIAFNIASVAILLALFISASEMVVLNGSHITLPLSFLALVLIFSVQKYLFKTIAIVRQFDLVFFSTPKDILEHFDSYDEGERKANLEQSFRILFQLNQYVLPGLYFLIALFSLLTGEIQLLAFLLVGAIHVYINVMQLPMVKRYFK comes from the coding sequence ATGAAAAAGAAAAAGAAAGGTGGATTGTTATTTTTGATGTCTATTGTCTTGGGAGGTTTCTTGGGCATGTTTGTAGGGATGTTTAAGGCACGTGCCGAATCCAACGGAATTATGTTAGATGTAAAACCCTTGATACCATGGCTATCAGCTATCAGCTTACTACTAGCCGTCATTATTCTTTTTTTGACTTTCAATTTCCTAAAGAAAAGCAGAAAATTTCATTCCTTGTATCAAGAGGAAATGGATGATGATCTGAATGAAACCTATTATGTGCAAATGTATCGGAATCTCGAGTTTGGAACCATTGCTTTTAATATTGCAAGTGTAGCGATTTTATTAGCTCTCTTCATTTCAGCAAGTGAAATGGTTGTACTAAATGGAAGCCATATAACCTTACCTCTTTCTTTTTTGGCATTAGTGCTGATTTTCAGTGTTCAAAAATATCTTTTTAAGACCATTGCGATTGTTCGTCAGTTTGATTTGGTATTTTTCTCTACACCAAAGGATATCTTAGAGCATTTCGATTCTTACGATGAAGGGGAGCGCAAGGCTAATTTGGAACAGAGTTTTCGGATTTTATTCCAATTAAATCAGTATGTCTTGCCAGGTCTCTACTTTCTAATTGCTCTCTTTTCTTTACTGACAGGAGAGATTCAGCTACTAGCTTTCTTGCTTGTCGGAGCTATCCATGTTTATATTAATGTGATGCAGTTACCTATGGTAAAACGCTATTTCAAATAA
- a CDS encoding LacI family DNA-binding transcriptional regulator, producing MPVTIKDVAKAAGVSPSTVTRVIQNKSTISDETKKRVRKAMKELNYHPNLNARSLVSSYTQVIGLVLPDDSDAFYQNPFFPSVLRGIAQVASENHYAIQIATGKDEKERLKAISQMVYGKRVDGLIFLYAEEEDPLVKLVADEQFPFLILGKSISPFIPLVDNDNVQAGFDATEYFIKKGCKRIAFIGGTKRLFVTQDRLTGYESALKQYQLPIDGNLTYFATEFLEEKGYQFSKLLFQHDPQIDAIITTDSLLAEGVCDYIAQHQLDVPILSFDSVNPKLNLAAYVDINSLELGRVSLETILQIINDAKSNKQICYRQLIAHKIIEK from the coding sequence ATGCCCGTTACGATTAAAGACGTGGCCAAGGCTGCTGGTGTTTCGCCTTCAACCGTAACCCGTGTTATTCAAAACAAATCAACCATTAGCGACGAAACAAAAAAACGTGTTCGTAAGGCTATGAAGGAGCTCAATTACCACCCCAACCTCAACGCTCGTAGTTTGGTAAGCAGTTATACCCAAGTTATCGGCTTGGTTCTTCCTGACGACTCAGACGCCTTCTATCAAAATCCTTTCTTCCCATCTGTCCTCCGTGGTATCGCCCAAGTCGCATCTGAAAACCACTATGCCATTCAGATTGCAACAGGTAAAGATGAAAAAGAGCGCCTTAAAGCGATCTCACAGATGGTTTACGGCAAACGTGTGGATGGTTTAATCTTCCTTTATGCCGAAGAGGAAGATCCCTTAGTCAAGCTGGTCGCTGATGAGCAGTTTCCCTTCCTCATCCTAGGAAAATCCATTTCACCCTTTATCCCTCTTGTTGACAACGACAATGTCCAAGCTGGTTTTGATGCAACCGAATATTTCATCAAAAAAGGCTGCAAACGAATTGCCTTTATCGGAGGTACTAAGCGACTCTTCGTAACACAAGACCGTTTAACAGGCTATGAGTCAGCACTCAAACAATACCAACTGCCTATTGACGGAAATTTGACCTATTTTGCAACGGAGTTCTTAGAGGAAAAAGGATATCAATTTAGTAAACTCCTCTTTCAGCATGATCCTCAGATTGATGCTATCATTACAACTGATAGCCTCCTAGCAGAAGGGGTCTGTGACTATATCGCCCAACACCAACTAGATGTTCCTATCCTAAGTTTTGATTCTGTCAATCCCAAACTCAACTTGGCAGCCTATGTCGATATCAATAGTCTAGAACTGGGTCGTGTTTCCCTTGAAACCATCCTCCAGATTATCAACGATGCTAAAAGCAATAAACAGATTTGTTACCGTCAGTTAATTGCCCACAAAATTATTGAAAAATAA
- a CDS encoding DUF1189 domain-containing protein — protein MLPYPFSYFSSIWGFRKPLSKRFGLNWFQLLFTSIFLISLSMVPIAIQNSSQETYPLETFIDNVYEPLTDKVVQDLSEHATIVDGKLTYTGTASQAPSIVIGPSQSKELPKNLQLHFDTNELVISKESKELTRISYRAIQTESFKSKDSLTQAISKDWYQQNRVYISLFLVLGASFLFGLNFFIVSLGASLLLYITKKSRLFSFRTFKECYHFILNCLGLPTLITLILGLFGQNMTTLITVQNILFVLYLVTIFYKTHFRDPDYHK, from the coding sequence ATGCTTCCATATCCATTTTCATATTTTTCAAGTATTTGGGGATTTCGTAAGCCCCTGTCCAAACGTTTCGGACTCAACTGGTTTCAGCTTCTCTTTACCAGTATCTTCCTTATCAGCTTATCTATGGTACCTATTGCCATCCAAAACAGCTCACAGGAGACTTATCCGCTAGAAACCTTTATCGATAATGTCTATGAACCATTGACAGATAAGGTTGTACAGGATCTCTCTGAACACGCTACAATTGTTGATGGCAAATTAACTTATACAGGAACAGCTAGTCAAGCCCCTTCTATTGTGATCGGTCCAAGTCAAAGCAAGGAATTACCTAAGAACTTGCAACTGCATTTCGATACGAATGAGCTAGTCATCAGCAAGGAAAGTAAAGAGCTGACCCGTATCTCTTACCGAGCGATTCAGACTGAGAGTTTCAAAAGTAAGGACAGCTTGACCCAAGCCATTTCTAAAGACTGGTACCAGCAGAATCGTGTCTATATCAGTCTCTTCCTAGTTCTCGGTGCGAGCTTCCTCTTTGGTTTGAATTTCTTCATTGTCTCTCTAGGAGCTAGTCTTCTCCTTTATATCACTAAGAAATCACGCCTCTTTTCATTTAGGACCTTTAAAGAGTGCTACCATTTTATCTTGAACTGTTTAGGATTACCTACTCTAATTACGCTTATTTTGGGACTCTTTGGCCAAAATATGACAACTCTCATCACTGTACAAAACATTCTTTTTGTTCTGTATCTGGTCACTATCTTTTATAAAACGCATTTCCGTGATCCAGATTACCATAAATAG
- a CDS encoding ABC transporter permease — protein MFRKLNALLWLRLQVLISNSTLLATLLMPFGATVLYNEFLNKSGELSTYFLSMSLTMVLSMGSGYMVSIMMAEDKEKRNLKSLILSGVTATEYTFSMLVLPILIMLLAMIVLPIYLKVDVSGYLFAYVIYLVLAAISVIFLNLLIGAVSDTQSKAQVYSIFPMLIISFLPIIALQNDTAQKVLDYSFIGPIVNLLNKKGGEISFSNIGMLLAWVLVLGIANLFVLKNSYKAR, from the coding sequence ATGTTTAGAAAATTAAATGCCCTACTATGGTTAAGATTACAAGTTCTTATCAGCAATTCAACTTTGTTGGCGACTCTATTGATGCCTTTTGGAGCGACTGTTCTATATAATGAGTTCTTAAACAAGAGTGGAGAATTGAGTACGTATTTCCTTTCTATGAGTTTGACGATGGTCTTGAGCATGGGAAGTGGTTATATGGTATCGATTATGATGGCAGAAGATAAGGAAAAACGAAATCTTAAATCACTCATCCTAAGTGGTGTGACAGCAACAGAATATACTTTCAGTATGCTTGTTCTCCCTATTCTGATAATGTTACTTGCTATGATTGTACTTCCCATCTATCTTAAAGTAGATGTATCTGGTTATTTATTTGCCTACGTTATCTATTTGGTCTTAGCAGCTATTAGTGTTATTTTTCTCAACCTTCTAATCGGTGCAGTGTCAGATACTCAATCTAAAGCGCAAGTTTATAGTATCTTCCCTATGTTAATTATCTCTTTTTTACCTATAATTGCTCTTCAAAATGATACGGCTCAAAAAGTGTTGGATTATTCGTTCATCGGTCCTATTGTAAATCTTTTAAATAAAAAAGGTGGGGAAATATCTTTTTCTAATATTGGTATGTTACTTGCCTGGGTACTTGTGTTAGGAATAGCAAATCTCTTTGTATTGAAAAACAGCTATAAAGCAAGATAG
- a CDS encoding helix-turn-helix transcriptional regulator, whose amino-acid sequence MQLKNRLKELRARDSLNQTDLAKLAGVSRQTISLLERDEYTPSIIIALKISHIFNETVESVFRLEEDE is encoded by the coding sequence ATGCAACTAAAAAATCGTCTAAAAGAGCTTCGGGCTCGCGATAGTCTCAATCAAACCGACCTAGCCAAACTGGCAGGGGTTTCCAGACAGACCATTAGCCTACTAGAACGGGATGAGTACACCCCATCCATTATCATTGCCCTGAAAATATCTCACATTTTCAACGAAACAGTCGAATCGGTATTTCGCTTGGAGGAGGATGAGTGA
- a CDS encoding YitT family protein, with amino-acid sequence MKQAKRIKRWRYYLRRFAHQIKILRVLQSISREKYDEKISASLVYGFLSAVAVNFFFQPGHVYSSGATGLAQIISALSNHWFGFHIPISLTFYAINFPLMVLAWYQIGHKFTVFTFITVSMSSFFIQFVPVATLTEDPIINALFGGVVMGLGIGFALRNNISSGGTDIVSLTIRKKTGKNVGSISFLVNGTIMLIAGLTFGWKYALYSMITIFVSSRVTDAVFTKQKRMQAMIVTNHPDKVIEKIHKKLHRGATMIHDAEGTYNHERKAVLITVITRAEFNEFKQIMKQVDPSAFVSVSENVHILGRFVETDN; translated from the coding sequence ATGAAACAAGCAAAACGAATTAAGCGGTGGCGCTATTATCTGCGCCGCTTTGCTCATCAGATAAAAATTTTACGTGTCTTACAAAGCATCTCTAGGGAAAAATATGATGAGAAGATTTCGGCCTCTTTGGTCTATGGTTTTCTATCAGCAGTAGCCGTCAATTTCTTTTTCCAACCAGGGCATGTGTATTCGAGTGGTGCGACAGGTCTGGCACAGATTATCTCTGCTTTGAGTAATCACTGGTTTGGTTTTCACATTCCGATTTCGCTGACCTTTTACGCTATTAATTTTCCTTTGATGGTCTTGGCTTGGTATCAGATTGGGCATAAGTTCACGGTCTTTACCTTTATAACGGTATCCATGAGTTCCTTCTTTATCCAGTTTGTCCCTGTGGCGACCTTGACGGAGGATCCGATTATCAATGCCCTTTTTGGGGGTGTTGTCATGGGCTTGGGGATTGGTTTTGCTCTTCGCAACAATATCTCCAGTGGTGGGACGGATATCGTCAGTCTGACCATTCGCAAGAAAACAGGTAAGAATGTCGGTAGTATTTCTTTCTTGGTAAATGGGACCATCATGCTGATAGCAGGCTTGACCTTTGGTTGGAAATACGCTCTTTACTCTATGATTACCATCTTTGTCTCTAGCCGTGTGACAGACGCTGTCTTTACCAAGCAAAAACGCATGCAGGCCATGATTGTGACCAATCATCCAGACAAGGTAATTGAAAAAATACATAAAAAATTGCACCGCGGAGCAACCATGATTCACGATGCAGAAGGAACCTATAATCACGAAAGAAAGGCAGTTTTAATCACTGTCATTACACGTGCAGAGTTTAATGAATTTAAACAGATTATGAAACAGGTGGATCCAAGCGCCTTTGTCTCTGTCTCGGAGAATGTTCATATTTTGGGACGGTTCGTTGAAACAGATAATTAG